A window from Bacteroidota bacterium encodes these proteins:
- a CDS encoding D-glutamate deacylase — protein MRTLFARVVIALSAMLFCHNANTQSNIEYDIVLTGGRVIDPETKLDAIRNVGITGNRIAQISLEPLKGKETINVSGLVVAPGFIDMHVHGRTNQEQEYEMHDGVTTALELEWGVEYLDKWYASRKGKALINYGASVSWPFERFRAIGEFKKEEDELILSMQNGQSGFENLLNKVKPASNISLSQSQLDKTIENIKQTLSNGGIGIGMPLGYVPGSKPDEVFRMFQLAGSIQALVYTHVREGGFMAVQAVIADAILTNAPLHIVHINSSTLSNIYLGIEMVQAAQQKGYNITTELYPYPAASTLLQSPVFDEGWQKRLGISYEDLMWIATGERLTKETFESYRKAGGIVIIYNMKPEWIQAGIAAKGTIIGSDGMPYAKLGHPRMAGTFSRVLGKYVREEKVIDLSTAIEKMTLLPAQRLEGIAPMMRFKGRIQVGANADITIFNPDTIIDKATFEKGLEFSAGVEYVMVNGIFVLRNGKTVNNIFPGQPVYGKFKK, from the coding sequence ATGAGAACCCTGTTTGCCAGAGTAGTAATTGCATTGTCGGCAATGTTATTTTGCCATAACGCAAATACACAATCAAACATAGAATATGATATTGTATTAACTGGTGGCCGGGTTATTGACCCGGAAACAAAACTGGATGCAATAAGAAATGTGGGCATTACTGGCAATCGCATTGCACAAATTTCATTGGAGCCCCTGAAAGGAAAAGAAACTATTAATGTAAGCGGGTTGGTGGTTGCCCCCGGCTTTATCGATATGCATGTACATGGCAGAACTAACCAAGAGCAGGAATATGAAATGCATGATGGAGTAACAACAGCTTTGGAACTTGAATGGGGCGTTGAGTATTTAGATAAATGGTATGCTTCACGCAAAGGGAAAGCATTAATTAATTATGGCGCCAGCGTATCCTGGCCCTTTGAAAGGTTTCGTGCTATTGGCGAATTTAAAAAAGAAGAAGACGAGCTGATCCTTTCAATGCAAAACGGGCAATCCGGGTTTGAAAATTTATTGAATAAAGTAAAACCGGCAAGCAATATTAGTTTGTCGCAATCACAACTTGATAAAACAATAGAGAACATAAAACAAACTTTATCCAACGGAGGCATTGGTATTGGCATGCCACTGGGTTATGTGCCTGGTTCAAAACCAGATGAAGTATTTCGTATGTTTCAGTTGGCTGGATCAATTCAGGCATTGGTATATACACATGTGCGGGAAGGAGGATTTATGGCGGTGCAGGCAGTAATTGCTGATGCAATACTTACGAATGCACCGTTGCATATTGTGCATATTAATAGTTCTACATTAAGTAATATTTATTTAGGCATTGAAATGGTGCAAGCTGCACAGCAGAAAGGATATAATATTACTACAGAGCTTTATCCTTATCCTGCAGCATCCACTCTTTTACAAAGCCCTGTTTTTGATGAAGGCTGGCAAAAAAGATTAGGTATCAGCTATGAAGATCTAATGTGGATCGCAACGGGTGAACGGCTCACTAAAGAAACTTTTGAAAGCTACCGGAAAGCAGGAGGTATTGTTATCATTTATAACATGAAACCCGAATGGATACAAGCGGGTATTGCTGCTAAAGGAACGATCATCGGCTCCGATGGAATGCCTTACGCAAAGCTGGGACATCCCAGAATGGCAGGGACTTTTTCAAGAGTGCTGGGTAAATATGTACGGGAAGAAAAAGTAATTGATCTCTCAACTGCTATTGAGAAAATGACATTGCTTCCTGCACAACGATTAGAAGGCATTGCACCAATGATGCGTTTCAAAGGAAGAATTCAGGTCGGTGCTAATGCAGACATTACAATATTCAATCCCGACACCATTATAGATAAAGCAACATTTGAGAAAGGATTGGAGTTTTCTGCAGGCGTTGAGTATGTAATGGTGAATGGAATTTTTGTTTTAAGAAATGGCAAAACAGTAAACAATATTTTTCCGGGACAACCGGTGTATGGGAAGTTTAAAAAGTAA